A region of Arabidopsis thaliana chromosome 5, partial sequence DNA encodes the following proteins:
- the PHT3;1 gene encoding phosphate transporter 3;1 (phosphate transporter 3;1 (PHT3;1); FUNCTIONS IN: binding; INVOLVED IN: transport, transmembrane transport; LOCATED IN: in 6 components; EXPRESSED IN: 27 plant structures; EXPRESSED DURING: 16 growth stages; CONTAINS InterPro DOMAIN/s: Mitochondrial substrate carrier (InterPro:IPR001993), Mitochondrial substrate/solute carrier (InterPro:IPR018108); BEST Arabidopsis thaliana protein match is: phosphate transporter 3;2 (TAIR:AT3G48850.1); Has 17134 Blast hits to 11746 proteins in 429 species: Archae - 0; Bacteria - 0; Metazoa - 7375; Fungi - 4841; Plants - 3332; Viruses - 3; Other Eukaryotes - 1583 (source: NCBI BLink).): MESPKNSLIPSFLYSSSSSPRSFLLDQVLNSNSNAAFEKSPSPAPRSSPTSMISRKNFLIASPTEPGKGIEMYSPAFYAACTFGGILSCGLTHMTVTPLDLVKCNMQIDPAKYKSISSGFGILLKEQGVKGFFRGWVPTLLGYSAQGACKFGFYEYFKKTYSDLAGPEYTAKYKTLIYLAGSASAEIIADIALCPFEAVKVRVQTQPGFARGMSDGFPKFIKSEGYGGLYKGLAPLWGRQIPYTMMKFASFETIVEMIYKYAIPNPKSECSKGLQLGVSFAGGYVAGVFCAIVSHPADNLVSFLNNAKGATVGDAVKKIGMVGLFTRGLPLRIVMIGTLTGAQWGLYDAFKVFVGLPTTGGVAPAPAIAATEAKA, translated from the exons aTGGAATCTCCGAAGAATTCTCTGATCCCGAGCTTCCTctattcatcatcttcatctccgAGATCTTTCCTCCTCGACCAGGTGCTCAATTCCAACTCCAACGCTGCATTCGAGAAATCTCCTTCTCCGGCCCCGCGTTCCTCTCCTACGTCGATGATTTCTCGGAAGAATTTCCTTATTGCATCTCCCACCGAGCCAGGGAAGGGGATCGAGATGTATTCACCTGCCTTCTACGCTGCTTGTACCTTTGGTGGAATTCTCAGCTGTGGTCTTACTCACATGACCGTGACTCCTCTCGATCTCGTCAAGTGCAATATGCAG ATTGATCCAGCGAAGTACAAGAGCATCTCGTCTGGTTTTGGAATTTTGCTGAAAGAGCAAGGAGTCAAAGGCTTTTTCCGTGGATGGGTTCCTACTCTTTTGGGTTACAGTGCTCAGGGTGCCTGCAAGTTTGGATTCTACGAGTACTTTAAGAAGACTTACTCTGACCTTGCTGGACCTGAGTACACTGCCAAATACAAGACTCTCATCTACCTTGCTGGTTCTGCTTCTGCTGAGATCATTGCCGATATTGCACTTTGCCCATTTGAAGCTGTGAAGGTTCGTGTTCAGACACAGCCTGGATTTGCTAGGGGGATGTCTGATGGATTTCCCAAGTTTATCAAGTCCGAAGGATACGGAGG CTTGTATAAGGGTCTTGCTCCACTCTGGGGACGTCAGATTCCTT ACACTATGATGAAGTTTGCTTCCTTTGAGACCATTGTTGAGATGATTTACAAGTACGCAATCCCCAACCCAAAGAGTGAGTGCAGCAAAGGTCTGCAACTCGGAGTGAGTTTTGCCGGAGGTTACGTTGCCGGAGTGTTCTGTGCCATCGTTTCTCATCCAGCAGACAATCTAGTGTCATTCCTCAACAACGCTAAGGGAGCAACCGTTGGAGAT GCGGTGAAGAAGATTGGTATGGTGGGACTGTTCACAAGAGGGCTTCCTCTTAGAATTGTGATGATCGGGACGTTGACTGGAGCACAGTGGGGATTATACGATGCCTTCAAAGTGTTTGTTGGCCT GCCAACCACTGGTGGTGTTGCTCCAGCTCCTGCCATCGCAGCTACTGAAGCCAAAGCCTAA
- a CDS encoding Transducin/WD40 repeat-like superfamily protein (Transducin/WD40 repeat-like superfamily protein; FUNCTIONS IN: nucleotide binding; INVOLVED IN: biological_process unknown; LOCATED IN: CUL4 RING ubiquitin ligase complex; EXPRESSED IN: 22 plant structures; EXPRESSED DURING: 13 growth stages; CONTAINS InterPro DOMAIN/s: WD40 repeat 2 (InterPro:IPR019782), WD40 repeat-like-containing domain (InterPro:IPR011046), WD40 repeat, conserved site (InterPro:IPR019775), WD40-repeat-containing domain (InterPro:IPR017986), WD40/YVTN repeat-like-containing domain (InterPro:IPR015943), WD40 repeat (InterPro:IPR001680), WD40 repeat, subgroup (InterPro:IPR019781); BEST Arabidopsis thaliana protein match is: TBP-associated factor 5 (TAIR:AT5G25150.1); Has 6115 Blast hits to 4690 proteins in 400 species: Archae - 26; Bacteria - 2036; Metazoa - 1593; Fungi - 1149; Plants - 369; Viruses - 2; Other Eukaryotes - 940 (source: NCBI BLink).): MSLSQNAPKSKGIKREELKKQYEDVEDEEEIGSDDDLTRGKRRKTEKEKQKLEESELVEMKKLENLIFGSLYSPVTFGKEEEEDGSALFHVDRSAVRQIPDYEDDGDDDEELSDEENGQVVAIRKGEAAWEDEEEKQINVDIASVNRLRKLRKEENEGLISGSEYIARLRAHHAKLNPGTDWARPDSQIVDGESSDDDDTQDGGVDDILRTNEDLVVKSRGNKLCAGRLEYSKLVDANAADPSNGPINSVHFHQNAQLLLTAGLDRRLRFFQIDGKRNTKIQSIFLEDCPIRKAAFLPNGSQVIVSGRRKFFYSFDLEKAKFDKIGPLVGREEKSLEYFEVSQDSNTIAFVGNEGYILLVSTKTKELIGTLKMNGSVRSLAFSEDGKHLLSSGGDGQVYVWDLRTMKCLYKGVDEGSTCGTSLCSSLNGALFASGTDRGIVNIYKKSEFVGGKRKPIKTVDNLTSKIDFMKFNHDAQILAIVSTMNKNSVKLVHVPSLTVFSNWPPPNSTMHYPRCLDFSPGSGFMAMGNAAGKVLLYKLHHYQNA; encoded by the coding sequence ATGAGCTTATCTCAGAATGCTCCGAAAAGTAAGGGTATTAAAAGAGAGGAGCTCAAGAAACAGTAcgaagatgttgaagatgaggaagagatTGGGTCCGATGATGATCTCACTAggggaaagagaagaaagacagagaaggagaagcagaaGCTAGAAGAATCGGAACTGGTTGAAATGAAAAAGCTTGAGAATTTGATATTCGGGTCACTCTACTCTCCTGTTACGTTTggtaaggaagaagaagaagatggttcGGCTTTGTTTCATGTAGACCGTTCTGCTGTGAGGCAGATTCCTGACTACGaggatgatggtgatgatgatgaagagctTTCTGATGAAGAGAATGGTCAAGTTGTGGCAATTAGAAAGGGAGAAGCTGCCTgggaggatgaagaagagaaacagataAACGTTGATATAGCTAGTGTCAACCGTCTAAGGAAGCTAAGGAAAGAGGAGAATGAGGGTTTGATCTCTGGGTCTGAGTACATTGCAAGGCTGAGGGCTCATCATGCTAAGCTAAACCCGGGGACTGATTGGGCTCGGCCAGATTCTCAAATAGTTGATGGAGAGTcttcagatgatgatgatactcaGGATGGAGGAGTTGATGATATCCTTCGAACGAATGAAGATCTTGTGGTGAAGTCTCGTGGTAACAAGCTGTGTGCTGGTCGTCTTGAATACTCTAAGCTTGTGGATGCCAATGCAGCGGATCCTTCAAATGGTCCAATAAACTCTGTCCACTTCCATCAGAACGCTCAGCTGCTTCTCACTGCTGGATTGGATCGACGGTTAAGGTTTTTCCAGATTGATGGAAAGAGGAACACCAAGATCCAGAGCATTTTTCTTGAGGACTGTCCCATTCGTAAAGCGGCTTTCTTGCCCAATGGCTCTCAGGTCATTGTCTCCGGAAGAAGAAAGTTCTTTTACAGCTTTGATTTGGAGAAGGCAAAGTTTGACAAAATTGGCCCTTTGGTTGGTAGAGAGGAGAAAAGCTTGGAATATTTCGAGGTGTCACAAGACTCTAACACCATAGCTTTTGTTGGCAACGAAGGTTATATCTTACTTGTgtctacaaaaacaaaagagctGATAGGAACCCTAAAGATGAATGGTTCAGTTAGGTCTTTAGCATTTAGTGAAGATGGGAAGCATTTGCTGAGCTCAGGAGGTGACGGGCAAGTCTATGTCTGGGATCTGAGAACAATGAAATGCTTATACAAAGGCGTGGATGAAGGCAGCACTTGTGGCACTTCTCTTTGCAGTTCGCTTAACGGAGCATTGTTTGCTTCTGGAACCGACAGAGGAATCGTAAACATTTACAAGAAATCTGAGTTTGTGGGAGGCAAAAGAAAGCCGATAAAGACAGTGGACAATCTCACATCCAAGATAGATTTCATGAAGTTCAACCATGATGCTCAGATTCTAGCTATAGTCTCTACAATGAACAAAAACAGTGTAAAGCTAGTCCATGTTCCATCCCTAACCGTCTTCTCAAACTGGCCGCCACCAAACAGCACAATGCATTACCCTCGCTGCCTAGACTTCAGCCCCGGAAGTGGCTTCATGGCTATGGGGAACGCTGCCGGAAAAGTTTTGCTGTATAAACTCCATCATTACCAGAATGCTTGA